One part of the Eucalyptus grandis isolate ANBG69807.140 chromosome 10, ASM1654582v1, whole genome shotgun sequence genome encodes these proteins:
- the LOC104421819 gene encoding uncharacterized protein LOC104421819 isoform X1 has protein sequence MSLALSFPLPPSLHRRRRRGNPLCRSRASAAASVGVMREVKLKPIEATPETFRDFGQVIEASPDGDVFGPKDAQLDLSRGIPRFYIMHLEDRPLKFSDITHHASVTQCLGSIGGHPWYLGVAKPSIAAPGEVKDEATENLKQSRCGHFYVPPALDDVYVFRISGSKFVKLHWGTWHAGPLFRADKMDFYNLELSNTNVVDHTLHSFVKENEVVFLIDE, from the exons ATGTCCCTggctctctccttccctctcccTCCGTCTCTCCATCGACGACGTCGTCGCGGCAATCCGCTGTGCAGAAGCAGAGCGAGCGCCGCGGCGAGCGTGGGCGTGATGAGGGAGGTGAAGCTGAAACCCATCGAAGCGACCCCCGAGACCTTCCGGGACTTCGGCCAGGTCATCGAGGCGTCCCCCGACGGCGACGTGTTCGGCCCGAAGGACGCGCAGCTCGACCTCAGCCGTGGGATTCCCAG GTTTTACATCATGCATCTTGAAGACCGACCACTCAAGTTTTCTGACATTACACACCATGCCAGCGTGACCCAGTGTCTTGGTTCAATTGGGGGGCATCCCTGGTATCTTGGTGTTGCTAAACCGTCCATCGCAGCTCCAGGGGAAGTGAAAGATGAAGCTACCGAAAACTTAAAGCAGTCTCGGTGTGGTCACTTCTATGTGCCTCCCGCTTTGGACGACGTGTATGTGTTCAGAATTTCTGGTTCCAAATTTGTGAAGCTCCATTGGGGCACATGGCATGCTGGGCCCCTGTTTCGGGCGGACAAAATGGATTTCTACAACTTAGAACTGAGTAATACCAAT GTGGTGGATCACACTCTTCACAGCTTTGTGAAGGAGAATGAAGTTGTCTTCTTAATCGATGAATAG
- the LOC104421816 gene encoding protein IQ-DOMAIN 1, with the protein MGRKGNWFSAVKKALSPDSREKKNQKSQKSKKKWFGKSSNLDPVSAAEETVLVVPAPPPPPPPVEDVKLKPVEDEQSKHAYSVALATAVAAEAAVAAAQAAAEVVRLTTTSRYLGKSKEEIAAIKIQTAFRGYLARRALRALRGLVRLKTLIQGQSVKRQANTTLRCMQTLARVQSQIRARRIRMSEENQALQRQLQQKCEKELEKLGLGDEWNASVQSKEQIEANLLSKQEAAMRRERALAYAFSHQQTWRSNSKSTNPTFMDPHNPHWGWSWLERWMAARPWETRSTVEYSDQGSVRSTTNYALSLGEISRAYSRRNLDNDNKPSPAAHRPGRAPSRHSPSTPPSKAPSVSSVTSKTKPASPKGSGWGGPAGDNDSRSMFSAQSEQYRRHSIAGSSVRDDESLASTTSVPSYMAPTQSAKAKSRMPSPLGLDKSGTPEKGSVGSAKKRLSFPSSPAGPRRHSGPPRVESSAIKELGA; encoded by the exons ATGGGGAGGAAAGGGAATTGGTTCTCTGCAGTGAAGAAAGCGTTGAGTCCTGATtccagagagaagaaaaatcag AAAtctcaaaaatcaaagaaaaaatggtTTGGCAAAAGCAGCAATCTGGATCCGGTTTCTGCAGCCGAGGAAACTGTATTGGTTGTCcctgcgccgccgccgcctcctcctccggtGGAGGATGTGAAGCTGAAGCCAGTTGAGGATGAGCAGAGCAAGCATGCCTACTCAGTGGCCCTTGCGACTGCCGTTGCGGCAGAGGCAGCGGTTGCGGCTGCTCAGGCTGCTGCTGAGGTGGTTCGGCTCACAACCACTTCGCGCTACTTGGGCAAATCAAAAGAGGAAATTGCAGCTATCAAGATTCAAACTGCATTCCGAGGATACTTG GCGAGGAGGGCATTGCGAGCTTTACGGGGACTTGTTAGGTTGAAGACACTAATTCAAGGGCAATCTGTCAAGAGACAAGCAAACACAACATTGCGGTGCATGCAGACTCTTGCCCGGGTGCAGTCTCAGATTCGTGCAAGAAGGATCAGAATGTCAGAAGAGAATCAGGCCTTACAGCGGCAACTTCAACAGAAATGTGAGAAAGAGCTTGAGAAATTGGGA TTGGGAGATGAATGGAATGCTAGCGTGCAATCGAAGGAGCAAATTGAAGCAAACTTACTGAGCAAGCAGGAAGCTGCCATGAGAAGGGAGAGAGCATTGGCTTATGCGTTCTCCCATCAG CAAACATGGAGGAGCAATTCCAAGTCCACTAACCCGACCTTCATGGACCCACACAACCCTCACTGGGGTTGGAGTTGGTTAGAGCGGTGGATGGCAGCCAGGCCATGGGAGACTCGAAGCACTGTGGAGTACAGTGATCAAGGTTCTGTGAGAAGCACAACAAACTACGCCCTGTCCCTAGGAGAAATCAGCCGAGCTTATTCGCGACGCAACCTTGACAACGACAACAAGCCTTCCCCCGCGGCCCATCGGCCAGGCCGAGCCCCATCTCGTCATTCTCCGTCTACTCCTCCTTCAAAAGCCCCATCAGTATCATCAGTCACCAGCAAAACGAAACCTGCCAGCCCAAAGGGCAGTGGTTGGGGCGGTCCTGCTGGGGATAACGACTCGAGAAGCATGTTCAGTGCGCAGTCCGAGCAGTACAGGAGGCACAGCATTGCTGGCTCGTCGGTGAGAGATGACGAAAGCCTTGCCAGCACTACATCAGTCCCGAGTTACATGGCCCCTACGCAGTCTGCAAAGGCTAAATCCCGGATGCCAAGCCCGTTGGGGCTAGACAAGAGCGGGACTCCAGAGAAGGGATCGGTGGGGTCCGCAAAGAAGCGTCTATCGTTCCCTTCTTCCCCTGCAGGTCCTAGGAGGCATTCAGGACCTCCTAGAGTAGAGAGCAGTGCCATTAAAGAGCTTGGGGCTTAA
- the LOC104421820 gene encoding uncharacterized protein LOC104421820, which produces MRRAIDAHALKTMRFLPSLSSPPPAAAAAPSSIRFPAAPTIRSLFSSLAKRSPRSVALLLPPPPPPPARYQLRAFSVSTTLAPPAAASSSITSPAVKYLRASRGFDSDFGRLAAKCISSVNSAHTLEWNEPVSCSEVVGEVESGDTGVVEEDAKPSIPVRAYFFSTSVDLRSLVDQNKANFIPPTSRMTNYVVLKFGNLSDADGLGACLSGSDCCYMVVFQYGSIVLFNVREHDVDGYLKIVEKHASALLPEMRKDEYEVREKPTLSTWMQGGLDFIMLQYLNTDGIRTIGSVLGQSIALDYYVRQVDGMVAEFTDINRGMEKTGTFEMDRKKLFQLVGKANSNLADVILKLGLFERSDIAWKNAKYAQIWEYLRDEFELTQRFASLDFKLKFVEHNIRFLQEILQNRKSDFLEWLIIILIGAEILISVYDIVTRSAITSIDL; this is translated from the exons ATGAGGAGAGCAATTGACGCTCACGCCTTGAAGACCATGCGCTTCCTCccttccctctcctctcctcctccggcggcggcggcggcgccgtcTTCCATCCGCTTCCCGGCGGCGCCGACGATCCGCTCCCTCTTCTCCAGCCTCGCGAAGCGCAGCCCTCGCTCCGtcgccctcctcctccctcctcctcctcctcctcctgctcggTATCAGCTGCGCGCGTTCTCCGTCTCCACAACCCTAGctccgccggcggcggcgtcgtCCTCCATCACCTCTCCCGCCGTCAAGTACTTGAGGGCGAGCCGCGGCTTCGATTCGGATTTCGGTCGCCTCGCCGCGAAGTGCATTTCGTCGGTGAACTCGGCGCACACGCTGGAGTGGAACGAGCCCGTCTCGTGCTCCGAGGTGGTCGGCGAAGTCGAGAGCGGGGACACTGGAGTCGTCGAAGAGGACGCGAAGCCTTCTATACCTGTCAGAGCTTATTTTTTCTCCACCAG TGTGGATTTGAGGAGCTTAGTGGATCAGAACAAAGCCAATTTTATCCCTCCAACATCTCGTATGACAAATTACGTGGTTCTTAAGTTTGGCAATCTTTCTGATGCGGAT GGATTGGGTGCTTGCTTAAGCGGAAGTGACTGCTGTTACATGGTGGTTTTTCAATACGGATCCATTGTGCTGTTTAATGTCCGTGAGCATGATGTTGATGGATActtgaaaattgttgaaaaacaTGCGTCAGCTTTACTTCCTGAAATGAGGAAAGATG AATATGAAGTAAGAGAGAAGCCGACATTAAGCACATGGATGCAAGGGGGGTTGGATTTCATTATGCTACAGTACTTAAATACTGATGGGATCCGAACCATTGGTAGTGTTCTCGGTCAAAGCATAGCCCTTGATTATTATGTTCGACAG GTTGATGGGATGGTTGCAGAATTTACCGACATCAATCGTGGCATGGAGAAAACTGGGACTTTTGAGATGGATCGGAAGAAACTATTTCAGTTAGTGGGCAAAGCAAATTCTAATCTTGCTGATGTGATACTTAAACTCGGGCTTTTTGAGAG ATCAGATATTGCATGGAAGAATGCCAAATATGCTCAGATATGGGAATATCTGAGAGACGAATTTGAGTTAACACAGAGATTTGCAAGTCTTGATTTCAAGTTGAAGTTTGTAGAG CATAACATTCGCTTTCTTCAGGAAATTCTGCAGAACAGGAAGTCAGATTTTCTGGAGTGGCTCATCATCATTTTGATAGGTGCTGAGATTCTGATTTCCGTCTATGATATCGTCACTCGGTCAGCCATTACTAGCATTGACTTGTAA
- the LOC104421817 gene encoding LOB domain-containing protein 1 gives MEMEYKARTTTIPAPVTIPTKVFFPYSTSSSSSSPPPQPPSSQSSSPTTPPPHPPPPPSSLPITPLPPPPPPAVLSPCAACKILRRRCVDKCVLAPYFPPTEPYKFTIAHRVFGASNIIKFLQELPEPQRADAVSSMVYEANARIRDPVYGCAGAICHLQKQVSDLQEQLAKTQAELVNLELQRVNLVAACMEMAQSQEPNINFQQQLADSTGFLEDGSASWESIYWT, from the exons ATGGAAATGGAATACAAGGCGAGAACAACCACTATACCAGCACCCGTCACAATTCCCACTAAAGTCTTCTTCCCTTACTcaacatcatcctcatcttcttcaccgCCACCACAACCACCATCATCTCAGTCCTCATCTCCAAccactcctcctcctcatcctccccctcctccttcttcccttccCATTACCccactgccgccgccgccaccgccggcagTCCTCAGCCCGTGTGCCGCCTGCAAGATCCTGCGCCGGCGGTGCGTGGACAAGTGTGTCTTGGCCCCGTACTTCCCGCCCACCGAGCCTTACAAGTTCACCATTGCGCATCGAGTGTTCGGAGCTAGCAACATCATCAAGTTCTTGCAG GAACTTCCAGAACCGCAGAGAGCGGATGCAGTGAGCAGCATGGTGTACGAGGCCAACGCGAGGATCCGAGACCCGGTCTACGGCTGCGCCGGAGCCATCTGCCACCTCCAGAAGCAAGTAAGCGATCTCCAAGAGCAGCTCGCCAAGACTCAAGCCGAGCTCGTCAACCTCGAGCTGCAGCGGGTGAACCTCGTCGCGGCATGCATGGAAATGGCTCAATCCCAAGAGCCGAACATCAATTTCCAGCAGCAACTCGCCGACTCAACCGGCTTCTTGGAGGATGGCTCGGCTAGCTGGGAATCGATTTACTGGACGTGA
- the LOC104421819 gene encoding uncharacterized protein LOC104421819 isoform X2 produces MSLALSFPLPPSLHRRRRRGNPLCRSRASAAASVGVMREVKLKPIEATPETFRDFGQVIEASPDGDVFGPKDAQLDLSRGIPRFYIMHLEDRPLKFSDITHHASVTQCLGSIGGHPWYLGVAKPSIAAPGEVKDEATENLKQSRCGHFYVPPALDDVYVFRISGSKFVKLHWGTWHAGPLFRADKMDFYNLELSNTNLNWTLCD; encoded by the exons ATGTCCCTggctctctccttccctctcccTCCGTCTCTCCATCGACGACGTCGTCGCGGCAATCCGCTGTGCAGAAGCAGAGCGAGCGCCGCGGCGAGCGTGGGCGTGATGAGGGAGGTGAAGCTGAAACCCATCGAAGCGACCCCCGAGACCTTCCGGGACTTCGGCCAGGTCATCGAGGCGTCCCCCGACGGCGACGTGTTCGGCCCGAAGGACGCGCAGCTCGACCTCAGCCGTGGGATTCCCAG GTTTTACATCATGCATCTTGAAGACCGACCACTCAAGTTTTCTGACATTACACACCATGCCAGCGTGACCCAGTGTCTTGGTTCAATTGGGGGGCATCCCTGGTATCTTGGTGTTGCTAAACCGTCCATCGCAGCTCCAGGGGAAGTGAAAGATGAAGCTACCGAAAACTTAAAGCAGTCTCGGTGTGGTCACTTCTATGTGCCTCCCGCTTTGGACGACGTGTATGTGTTCAGAATTTCTGGTTCCAAATTTGTGAAGCTCCATTGGGGCACATGGCATGCTGGGCCCCTGTTTCGGGCGGACAAAATGGATTTCTACAACTTAGAACTGAGTAATACCAAT CTGAATTGGACGTTATGTGATTGA